The following coding sequences lie in one Spirosoma sp. KUDC1026 genomic window:
- a CDS encoding ClpP family protease — translation MNYEKEFRKYAVHHMGLNGLTVDGYMNHTVENMTRSVIEERPMNFREVDVFSRLMADRIIFMGLPVDDNIANIIVAQLLFLESADPRKDILMYLNSPGGSVYAGLGIYDTMQYVRPDVATVCTSLAASMGAVLLAGGAPGKRSALPHARVMIHQPSGGAQGQSVDIEITAREIVKLRVELYEILAMHSGKTVEEIERDSDRDKWMRAEEAKEYGLIDEVLRREKLV, via the coding sequence GTCTGACCGTCGATGGCTACATGAACCACACTGTCGAAAACATGACCCGTTCGGTCATTGAAGAACGGCCGATGAACTTCCGGGAAGTTGACGTGTTCTCGCGCCTGATGGCCGACCGGATTATTTTCATGGGGCTGCCCGTGGATGACAACATCGCTAACATCATCGTAGCGCAGTTGCTGTTCCTGGAATCGGCTGACCCACGCAAAGACATCCTGATGTACCTGAACAGCCCTGGCGGTTCGGTCTACGCGGGTCTGGGTATTTACGATACCATGCAATACGTTCGTCCGGACGTAGCCACGGTCTGCACGAGTCTGGCCGCGTCGATGGGTGCTGTCCTGCTGGCGGGTGGTGCTCCCGGCAAACGGTCGGCGTTGCCCCACGCCCGCGTCATGATTCACCAGCCGTCGGGTGGTGCACAGGGTCAGTCGGTCGATATTGAGATCACCGCCCGTGAGATTGTGAAGCTGCGCGTTGAATTATACGAAATCCTGGCGATGCACTCGGGTAAAACCGTTGAAGAGATCGAACGTGATTCGGACCGCGACAAATGGATGCGTGCCGAAGAAGCGAAAGAATACGGTCTGATTGATGAAGTACTGCGTCGGGAAAAGTTAGTTTAG